In Sorghum bicolor cultivar BTx623 chromosome 10, Sorghum_bicolor_NCBIv3, whole genome shotgun sequence, one genomic interval encodes:
- the LOC8072849 gene encoding uncharacterized protein LOC8072849, with amino-acid sequence MASSSSSSSPAPLWVALGRVTLVQHDSIKDPGDVSLKLALPPRASTLTVPMSVHPKPDYDDTDRHPYVIAAADAGLLLHVSHWPFVGFDLDRDPPGIVLVARDFLRGAGPGEAIAASVVRIPDRDRRQCQAGISSIKNTGLVSLPGSGGADYAVAELYISASDEDDDDGDDDDRATLLFFRSRADSWVQKDLRCPSMSGRRWMWSSHDVIGHDGKLWWVNLVWGLLGCDPFADEPVLHHVPLQETYPIGHTAEVLQDIERRRMVRVSQGKLRFVELACHKEEEEEEETLLVVWTLVFGRGTFTRWQHHRVARLASIWASDSYRATGLPAQVPALALLHPSNPDVVYLYLEQYLFGVNVAQSMVVDFVRRPCKLVEVVAGHKRPPPVSWRHFLAWELPCSLAGGKT; translated from the coding sequence atggcgtcgtcgtcgtcgtcgtcatcgccgGCGCCACTGTGGGTCGCCCTTGGCCGCGTCACCCTCGTGCAGCACGACTCCATCAAGGACCCTGGGGACGTCTCCCTCAAGCTAGCCCTGCCGCCGCGCGCCTCGACACTCACGGTACCCATGAGCGTCCACCCCAAGCCGGACTACGACGACACCGACAGGCACCCATACGTGATCGCGGCGGCTGACGCCGGTCTCCTCCTCCACGTCTCTCACTGGCCCTTCGTCGGCTTCGACCTAGATCGCGACCCGCCGGGCATCGTCCTCGTCGCGCGtgacttcctccgcggcgccggACCGGGGGAGGCCATCGCCGCCTCCGTCGTTCGCATCCCCGACCGGGACCGTCGTCAATGCCAGGCCGGCATCTCCAGCATAAAAAACACTGGCCTCGTCTCCCTgcccggcagcggcggcgccgaCTACGCCGTCGCCGAGCTCTACATTTCCGCCagcgacgaggacgacgacgacggcgacgacgacgaccgcgCCACCCTCCTCTTCTTCCGCTCCAGGGCCGACTCGTGGGTGCAGAAGGATCTGAGGTGCCCCTCCATGTCCGGCCGGCGCTGGATGTGGTCCTCCCACGACGTGATCGGCCACGACGGCAAGCTCTGGTGGGTGAACCTCGTGTGGGGTCTCCTCGGCTGCGACCCCTTCGCTGACGAGCCCGTGCTGCACCACGTGCCGCTGCAGGAGACGTACCCGATCGGGCACACGGCGGAGGTGCTGCAGGACATCGAGAGGCGGCGGATGGTGAGGGTGAGCCAGGGCAAGCTGCGGTTCGTGGAGCTCGCCTGCcacaaggaggaggaggaggaggaggagacgcTGCTGGTGGTGTGGACGCTGGTCTTCGGCCGGGGCACCTTCACGCGGTGGCAGCACCACCGCGTGGCGAGGCTGGCGAGCATCTGGGCGAGCGACAGCTACAGAGCCACAGGGCTGCCGGCGCAGGTGCCTGCTCTGGCGCTCCTTCACCCCAGCAACCCGGACGTGGTCTACCTGTACCTAGAGCAGTACCTCTTCGGTGTCAACGTGGCCCAGAGCATGGTTGTCGACTTCGTTCGCAGGCCATGCAAACTGGTCGAGGTGGTCGCTGGTCACAAGCGCCCACCGCCGGTCAGCTGGCGGCACTTCCTCGCTTGGGAGTTGCCATGCTCGCTTGCCGGTGGTAAGACATAA
- the LOC8072848 gene encoding aspartyl protease family protein At5g10770 — MASPLLLCIFLCFYLSIVNGAGNGSFVTVPSSSFVPDTVCSGALVKPEQNGSAVYVPLLHRHGPCAPSLSTDTPPSMSEMFRRSHARLSYIVSGVPMDTETYGDAKKVSVPAHLGTSVKSLEYVATVSFGTPAVPQVVVIDTGSDLTWLQCKPCSSGQCSPQKDPLFDPSHSSTYSAVPCASGECKKLAADAYGSGCSNGQPCGFAISYVDGTSTVGVYGKDKLTLAPGAIVKDFYFGCGHSKSSLPGLFDGLLGLGRLSESLGAQYGGGGGFSYCLPAVNSKPGFLAFGAGRNPSGFVFTPMGRVPGQPTFSTVTLAGITVGGKKLDLRPSAFSGGMIVDSGTVVTVLQSTVYRALRAAFREAMKAYRLVHGDLDTCYDLTGYKNVVVPKIALTFSGGATINLDVPNGILVNGCLAFAETGKDGTAGVLGNVNQRTFEVLFDTSASKFGFRAKAC, encoded by the exons ATGGCTTCTCCTCTGCTCCTGTGCATTTTCTTGTGCTTCTACCTCTCCATTGTTAATGGAGCTGGTAACGGCAGCTTTGTGACGGTGCCATCCAGCTCTTTTGTGCCTGATACTGTTTGCTCCGGAGCGTTAG TCAAGCCGGAGCAAAACGGCTCCGCCGTGTACGTCCCGCTACTACACCGCCACGGGCCGTGCGCGCCGTCGCTATCCACAGACACGCCGCCGTCCATGTCTGAGATGTTCCGGAGAAGCCATGCTCGCCTGAGCTACATCGTCAGCGGAGTGCCGATGGACACGGAGACATACGGAGACGCGAAGAAGGTGAGCGTCCCGGCCCACCTAGGCACCTCCGTGAAATCGCTAGAGTACGTTGCCACGGTGAGCTTCGGCACGCCGGCAGTGCCACAGGTCGTCGTCATCGACACCGGCAGCGACCTGACGTGGCTGCAGTGCAAGCCGTGCAGCTCCGGCCAGTGCTCCCCGCAGAAGGACCCCTTGTTTGACCCGAGCCACTCGTCGACGTACAGTGCCGTCCCCTGCGCCTCCGGCGAGTGCAAGAAGCTCGCCGCCGATGCGTACGGCAGCGGCTGTTCGAATGGCCAACCGTGCGGGTTTGCCATCTCGTATGTGGATGGAACAAGCACGGTGGGTGTGTACGGCAAGGACAAGCTGACGCTGGCGCCTGGGGCCATCGTCAAGGATTTTTACTTCGGTTGTGGCCATAGCAAGAGCTCGCTGCCTGGCTTGTTCGACGGCCTCCTTGGGCTCGGCCGCTTATCGGAGTCGCTCGGCGCACAGtacggcggtggtggtggcttcTCGTACTGCCTCCCTGCGGTGAACAGCAAGCCTGGGTTTCTTGCCTTTGGTGCGGGGAGGAATCCATCCGGCTTCGTCTTCACGCCGATGGGCAGGGTCCCCGGACAGCCAACGTTTTCCACGGTGACGCTCGCCGGGATCACTGTCGGCGGCAAAAAGCTTGACCTCCGGCCGTCGGCGTTCAGCGGGGGCATGATCGTTGACTCCGGTACCGTCGTCACTGTCCTCCAGTCGACGGTGTACCGGGCACTGCGGGCGGCATTCAGAGAGGCCATGAAGGCATACCGGCTGGTACATGGTGACCTCGACACTTGCTACGACTTGACAGGTTACAAGAATGTCGTTGTGCCCAAGATTGCCCTGACGTTCAGTGGTGGAGCCACTATCAACCTGGATGTTCCCAACGGAATTCTGGTGAATGGCTGCCTCGCTTTTGCGGAGACCGGGAAGGATGGTACCGCCGGAGTACTCGGCAATGTGAATCAGCGAACGTTTGAGGTGTTGTTCGACACCAGTGCTAGTAAATTCGGCTTCCGGGCTAAGGCCTGCTGA